The sequence below is a genomic window from Chryseobacterium foetidum.
AACACGAAAGATTTCACAAGGCACACAAGGCATAGTGGCCTTAGTGAAAAATCTTTGTGCTCTTAGTGGTAAAAATTAGTACCTCTATATAATTAAAAAAGCAGGTAATCAGAAATTACCCGCTTTCATTTTTATATTTAGATCAATTAGAAGCTTACATCAAGACCTACATAAATATTTGCTTTCATGATGGGTGCGTAAACCATTCCTCCGTCAAAATAATTACCGAAAGGATTTCTGAAATCTACAATCGCATTTTTCTGGTGATAGGAAGTCAGATTTTCTCCGCCCAGATACGCCCGTATTCTTTTATTGAAATTTCTGGAAATCTGCGCATTTAAAATCGCATAAGATTCTGAAAATCGACGAATCTGAAACTCGGCTGGATTGGATGATGTATCCGGAAGTCTTTGTTTACCAACCAGGTTCAGCGTTGTATCAAAACTCCAGAAACCTTCATTTTTATTTTTGTTGGTGGCGTACGCAAGATTTACAAAACCTCTGTGCTTCGCCATAAACGGAACCTGTCTCCTTCCGTCAAGGTAATCTGCCTGAACGTCGTAATATTTGTAAGCCAGTCTCACATCAAAATTTTTGAAAGGCGTAAAATCCCACTGCGTCTGGAATGAATTGGCGAAAGATTTTCCATTTAAATTATAGAAAACCAGTTGCTGAGGCGAGCGATCCAAATCTACCAAAACCTGATCCTGGAAATCTGTTCTGAAAAAATCAGCAACGATCGTCGATTTTTTACCGAAAAGTTTGAATTCCTGCTGAAGGCTTGCTCCGTAATTCCATGCGATTTCAGGTTTTAAACCATAAATATTTCCGCCATTCTGGATGATCTGAACATTTCTGTTGGAAGCAAAATACTGTTGGTTTTCCGCAAAAACGGAAGCTGTTCTGAAACCTCGTCCTGCCGATAATCGCAAAATCGTTTTTGGAGTAAAATCATATTTAAAATTCAATCTCGGTGTGAACTGCGTTCCTGCCAGATTGTGAAAATCAACGCGAGCTCCGGTAACCAAAGTATATTTTGCACCTGTCAATGTATATTCGGCGAAAGCTCCGGGTACAATTTCGTTTCTTTTAAAATCATCGGTCAGATAATTTTCTTTGTAACCATCGTACATAAAACTTGCACCAACTTTGTACTTGTGATTGGTATTTCCGATAATGCTTTCAAAGATTAAGTTTGAATAATAAGTCTGTTGCTGCCCGGAATAATTTCTAAGACCAAAAAAACTGTCCTGCTGGTGGTAAACATATTGGTTCATCCATCCTAAGCTTTGGTAAGGTTTTCCTTTAAAAACATAACCTGTCTTATTCCAAACCTGAAATCTTGAGATGTCTATTCCTACTCCGTAAAGTGCCTGTTGATTTTGCGGAAGTTTCTTATCAAAACCGATTTGTCCTGCAGTTCTTTCGTCTTTCACAAAATTAATTCCGAAGTGTGAACCGAATCCCGAATGCTCTAAATCATTGAAATTCAACAAATAAGCTGCATTAATCTGCGTTCCTTTCGGACGATCCAGAAATGTATCTTCATTCATATCGGTATCTCCAAAAGTTCCGTTCCCGTGAAGAAGAAAAGTCTGTGTCCAGTGATCATTGATAGGTTCTACATGCGTGATATTTGCTTCTGCTCTTCCGTTAAAATCAGCAAAAAGATTTAACGCCGTTTCCGATTTTTCAGAATGCTTGATGAGTTCTGTATTGATTTGTCCTGTAATGCTTTCATAGCCGTTCGTAACAGTACTTCCACCTTTGGTCAGTTGAATACTTTCAATCCACCTTCCCGGAATAAGATTTAATCCGTAAGCTGACGCAATTCCGCGAATTTCAGGTAATAATTCTTTGGTTAAACTGGTATATTTTTGATCTAAACCCAGCATTTTAAGCTGTTTAGTCCCAGTGACAGCATTGCTAAAAGATACATCAACAGTAGCATTGGTTTCAAAACTTTCGGATAGATTACAACAAGCCGCCTTCAAAAGTTCTTTGGAATCGATATTAAAAACCAAACCAGCCTCCTTTTTACTTAAAGAAGTTGCTGCTTTTGTCGCTGTAACGGTAACGCCGGCAATACTTTTTTCATTGTGAGCGTGATCATCGTGATCTCCGTTTCCTGCTTCTGTGTGCTCACTTTTCTTTTCGTCTTCATCTGAATGCACTTTTGGATTGGCTTCACCGAAAGGAATTTCACGATCGTAAAGACAACAAGACGGCAATTTACTGTACACTGCGTCTGTCGTTTTGTACTTTTCATTATCATGTCCAACTTCTGCAATTTTCATTAAAATTTTATCTGCAGAAGTCTTTTTATCATCAAACTGAAGCTGAACAGTTTGCTTTTCAGCATTCCATTCTGCAGAATCTGCGCCTGCATCTTTTGCTGCTTTTTCAATTCTCGCCTTACAAGATCCGCAGTTTCCTTTTACGAAAAATTCATTTTCACCCTTAGAATGATCGTGATCTTCTGCCGATACAGAAGGTGACTGTGAATCTCTCTGGTAATGACAGCAACCCGGTAGATTTTTGTAGGAATCATCGGTGGCTTTGTATTTCTCATTATCATGACCGGCTTCTGCGATTTTAAGCAAAATTTGATCTGGTGAAACATTTTCTTTGGTTTCAAAAGTCAACGTCTGAGAGTCGATTGAGTAAACCGCACTTTTTGCACCCGCTTTTCTGGCTGTAGACTCAATTCTTTCTTTGCACATTTCGCAGTTTCCTTTGACCTTAAACTGGTTTTTGGAAAGATTCTGAGCGGATAGAAAAGTTGTAAATAGTATGAATGCGCCAAGAATAATCTTGGTAATATATAATTTCATTTTGTTTAAAATTTTGAATAATTGAATTAATGTAATTGATTAGAATGGCACAGCATAACATTCATTGGTAAATTGTTATACTGATACATTGCTACATTGATAATTATCCAAGCTTTGGCGGTTGCCAAATTTCTTCTAAACTGTTTGAAATAAAAGGATCAGCATATTGAAACTGAATTTTTTGAATTGTGGAAAATGCCGGAATTTCCCAGAAATTGATTTTCGCAAAAGAATTTTCAACGAAAGTGTGACAGGTCATGCAGAACGAACAACAGTCGTCATTGCATGACTGATTGGATTTTTTTCCATCTTTAGAATCGTGATCTGCGTGATTTTTTTCGCAACATGATTCTGTTTTAGATTCTGTTTTGCAACAGTTTTCCTGTGAAGCCTGCGCATAGAAATTATCTTTAGGAATCAGAAAAATTCCTAAGCAGAAGATAATTAATAAAAGCTGGATTGGTTTCACAGGGCAAATCTACAAAAATAATTACAAAGGTGCACCCACAGCTTTCGCACAATCATGCCAAGGCTGTCCGTGTGCCGGATTCGTCGCCGGTTTAGATCCTGTATTCGCAACTACTGGTTGTGGAGCCGGAGTTGGTTGCGGTGCCTGAACCGGGACATTATTTTGAGCAGGTTGAGCTGCCGGTTTTGAACTTAATGGTTCTCCAACAGGGATATCGCATCTGTGACCAGGCTGACCGTGGGGAGGGTTCATTCCA
It includes:
- a CDS encoding TonB-dependent receptor domain-containing protein, which codes for MKLYITKIILGAFILFTTFLSAQNLSKNQFKVKGNCEMCKERIESTARKAGAKSAVYSIDSQTLTFETKENVSPDQILLKIAEAGHDNEKYKATDDSYKNLPGCCHYQRDSQSPSVSAEDHDHSKGENEFFVKGNCGSCKARIEKAAKDAGADSAEWNAEKQTVQLQFDDKKTSADKILMKIAEVGHDNEKYKTTDAVYSKLPSCCLYDREIPFGEANPKVHSDEDEKKSEHTEAGNGDHDDHAHNEKSIAGVTVTATKAATSLSKKEAGLVFNIDSKELLKAACCNLSESFETNATVDVSFSNAVTGTKQLKMLGLDQKYTSLTKELLPEIRGIASAYGLNLIPGRWIESIQLTKGGSTVTNGYESITGQINTELIKHSEKSETALNLFADFNGRAEANITHVEPINDHWTQTFLLHGNGTFGDTDMNEDTFLDRPKGTQINAAYLLNFNDLEHSGFGSHFGINFVKDERTAGQIGFDKKLPQNQQALYGVGIDISRFQVWNKTGYVFKGKPYQSLGWMNQYVYHQQDSFFGLRNYSGQQQTYYSNLIFESIIGNTNHKYKVGASFMYDGYKENYLTDDFKRNEIVPGAFAEYTLTGAKYTLVTGARVDFHNLAGTQFTPRLNFKYDFTPKTILRLSAGRGFRTASVFAENQQYFASNRNVQIIQNGGNIYGLKPEIAWNYGASLQQEFKLFGKKSTIVADFFRTDFQDQVLVDLDRSPQQLVFYNLNGKSFANSFQTQWDFTPFKNFDVRLAYKYYDVQADYLDGRRQVPFMAKHRGFVNLAYATNKNKNEGFWSFDTTLNLVGKQRLPDTSSNPAEFQIRRFSESYAILNAQISRNFNKRIRAYLGGENLTSYHQKNAIVDFRNPFGNYFDGGMVYAPIMKANIYVGLDVSF